From Notolabrus celidotus isolate fNotCel1 unplaced genomic scaffold, fNotCel1.pri scaffold_289_arrow_ctg1, whole genome shotgun sequence:
acctgagctcaaaaggagtcacaacacttgagaaatacctgagaatcatttcagattttgaccagatctccttttgaactgaaagggagactaagctgagacttaatctctggaggcaagaatgagaaacaggagacataagctatagtctcattttgctttcaaacagatctcattgttgtccaggagacagaaatgaaacacttttgagatctcctctctaaatctcttttcctctggggagacaggaaatgtggggagtagtgagcgggggaagacatgcaggaaatggtcaaccggccgggaaccAAACCGACGACCCCTGAGACGAGGACTgcggcctctgtatgtggggcgcttagaccactaggccaccacaaccaaaagaatccacccctttaattgtaataatctggctaaatctggtcggcccttttgcagcccatattttaaataaatggtctgtcatacctggagatataaaatctctatcttttgcatattctctcaaatccactaaatctatgtgaagtggttttgttccaaacagacttgtaaaggaaggaccagactgtgaagtcaaagaagagatcatttcacatctaaatatctgatcttaaaagtggttcaaatgttttaatgagaattgtaagtttgtggacaagtacattgaaatcttaattttgcagggcactataaatgttcatgaaaagatgagctcaggctctttctttgctccatctgagctcaacttgagacacaaaaactgagtctgacaaaaacaaatggatgaggttagattgagacaattgagagagctccctgatttctccacctgagctcaaaaggagtcacaacacttgagaaatacctgagaatcatttcagagtttgaccagatctccttttgaactgaaagggggactaagctgagacttaatctctggaggcaagaatgagaaacaggagacataagctatagtctcatttagctatcaaacagatctcattgttgtctaggagacagaaatgaaacacttttgagatctcctctctaagtttcttttcctatgggtcaGACTGCTGATCCAGCTCCCAGTCACATGAGGATCTGTTGCATTCTTGCTGACTGTGCGCTCGCTTTGCCTCAAACTGTCAACATCTGTCCTGCGACGGACTGACAGCAGTTGTGTTTGTAAGCGGTTCCGTTTCCTGCCTGGTGATTTCAGCGTGTGTTAcggtttgtttgtgtgcgttgccctgatttgttttgcagatttcCCCCTGtgcttccctctcctcctcctcctcctcctctcgctCACTCACTCTTTCCTTCCTGCTTCTTTCTCTCACAGCACCGTGTCAAACCGAGCTGCTCTGGCCTCAAACCACCCCCACATCTCCTCCAGATGCATTCCCCCGTGTGTCAGGGTAATGTGCTGTAATCCAGCTACAGACAAATGGAAACTGATGTCTCCTTCTGCATCACCATCTGTTTAAATCAAGAAGAtgacagaaccagaaacaaagtCTGCCTCACTTACTCCATGTGCTCAGAGACCCGGGtcctggaggaactgcagtcttaATTAAATTCCTGTGAAAACATTTCCCTGCTCAGACTGGAATCAAACTTTTTGTAAGACTTGCAGAGCTGAACatctctgattggttggatgttgacagattttatttcagcccttgttttaagatttaattagCAGCTTAAAATAAGCAACTTTATTCCTCGTTGTCCGTCCTGCAGCACATTAATGATGTTTTCTGTTATTACCTTTGAAGCTGTTGTTTGGTCTTCTGCTTACCACTCTTCATTTGCAGGATGTTTCTGTTGCTGCATTAGTGAATGTGCATCACATCTGATTCTGCAGCACGTTTCACCTCATGGAAGATGTTTTGGGACATCGCAGGACGAGGCCTTATAACTATCTTTTGAAGACATATTTTAGGACCTCCAGTGTAGCCAGCAGTTAAGGCTGGTTTACACTTTAtactctgtttccttttccacagagattcagagtgtgttatgttaatctacagctgatacatgttgctgtttatcatacagacatgattacatgaagaatagagaggaggagatcttctgctttcttctatgcagtggtctgctggggagcagggagcacagacagggacaggaaaagacttttcctggtcaggagggccagttctgtcctgggctgtcctctggactccatagaggaggtgggtgagaggaggatgttagccaagctgacatccatcatggacaatccctctccccccctgcatgagactgtggggtccctgagcagctccttcagcagcagactgagactcctaccctgcaggatggagcgctaccgcaggtccttcatcccatctgcaatcagactgtttaacaccagcactgctgtgtcccgttaatcagctgttctcatcttttcatatcttggcacattcacaaataactactgtatccatctgaatcacactgttcttcatactgtgtatgtttgtttttaaataacctggtgcaatttttatcgtgcaataacttacctatctatttatcagatagaagtgtacatagtgtgtatatatctgtaatagttttattttatttttactttattttattttattttattctattttatttgattctattttatttgattctattttattttactctattttactctattttattttattctattctattttattttattctattttgttttatcctattttattttattttattctatcttattttattttatcttattttattttattttattctatcttattttattttatcttatttttattttattttattttattttatttttattttattctattttatttgattctattttattttatcctattttattttattttattctatcttattttattttattttattgtattttattttattttattttattttatcttatttttattttattttattttattttattttattttattttaccttattatattttttaaccatgttagtacattgttgtattcctctgtccagtgttgtaagctgctgtaacaaaagaaatttcccccaacaggggacaaataaagtatatcttatcttatcctatcttaaaTACACGGCAGACGAGCGGGGATCCAGGAAGTGAAATATAATACCCCTGCTGATGTTGTGTCAGCTGCAAATGACTTGGTAAAGCAGCTGATACTGTTGACAGCAGCTGCCAGTCACTCAGCCTGCAGATGTTGAGCACTTGCCACAGCAAACTGTTGCTGTTTGTGGCATCTGCAAGTGAGATGGCGAAGTTTATAGTTTCTGCATATTAACCAGTACATGATTTTTGCATTAATCAGAAGCTTTCCTTGACTTTGCAGGGCAGCTCCCACTGTTAATGAAAGCTGCAATCACTGCAAATGAGATGCAGAGTTATTGccactgcagctgctgctggcagagtttatattttgaatgaattaatgaatgtcAACgttgtatttttacatttccatGATGGATGTTTGCATACATTCAAGGCATTCATACAGTTGTACTACAAtgttatacacacacatatatatatatagttaagTAACACCATGAAAATGATATTAGATGGAATAAGAGGCAATAAAGTGATAGATTCAGAATGGTGACATAGTGAGGAAGAAAAGCATGTTGGAGAAGTTAGAGCAGAGAAACAGTCAACAGTAGATACACAGCAACACAATGCTATCTACTAACAACTGAACCAGACACACTGGAATCCATCTTTACACAAATCACTTCAATTCTAAGAATTTGttaaagttaattttttttttattgacatttttaagaaACTATTCTAAAAGGtatttttttccagtttgtATTTGGTGGGAAGAAACCGGAGTGCCCGGAGAAAACCCGGACAGAGTCCAGCAGCTTCTGTCTGCCAGGACTtcacatgttcctctgtgtcTGCCTGATGGCCTGTTACAGTCTGGGTATGTTGGGGGGGATTGGGGGAACAGAAGGGCTGGGGGTTTCACTCTTGGTCCTGCTTCTGCCATCTCAGATGTTTGTATTGGCGGCGACTGTGAGGAGTCATGAACTTTTTaaacctcctccacaaagagatGTCCTCCACTACCTCAGGTGCTGTCTGGGTGGTCTCAGATGTCTCCTGGACTATGTTTGGAGTGTCCCCCTCACAATCGACCTGGACGTTACCTGATGTGAGGGAGGGCTCTGCCTCCTTCTCAGGCTTGAGGGTCTTTATTTCTTCCTGGAGCTGCTCCACCTCCTCCGGAAGAGCCTGGCTGACCCCCTCCTGATCTAGCCTATCAGCCTGCAGCTGCTCGTCTTTATGCTGAACAAGATCTTGGAGCTCTTGAatcttgtttgtattgtttgtttcctttgattcccTTCTGGGGATCTCTTCCTGCAGGGCCTTCACCTCCTGCTCCAGGGAAACTTTCTCCACCTCCTGATTCTGAACCTGCTTGAGGTCTTGGCTGGCGCTCTCTTTTACCTCTGGCTTAAACTCCTCCAGTTCTTTCTGGAGGCTGTTAGCCCCCAGctttgcagcctgcagctggGACTCTAAGGCCCCAACATACTTTTTGAGATGTTGAAgcttgaatatatttttttgataaTTTGGTGCCCTTCTCAAGGCCTCTAcctcctgtgtcctcacctctTCTCTGGCTTTATCTTGTTCCTCCCGCCTCATTGCACTCTTGTACAAAAAAGTGCGGGGATAATCATTCTTTACTTGACGCCAGCTGTTCTTGAAATTCACAACATCATTTCGGAAACGTTCCATCTTGGTGGTATTGTGTATTTCCAGTGTTGCCATTCTCGAGACCTTATGCTGCAGGTTCCCCACCTGCTGCCCTAGGGAAACTTTCTCCGCCACCAGATTCTGAAACTCTTCCAGGTCTCGGCTGGCTTTCTCTTGAACTTCCCGCCTAAATTCCTCCTGTTTTCTCTGGAAGGTGTCAGCCCTCagcctttcagcctgcagctgatCGTCTTTATGCTGAACAAGATCTTGGAGCTGTTGAATcttgtttgtttcctttgatGCCCTTCTCAGGATCTCTTCCTTCAGGGCCTTCACCTCCTGCTCCAGGGAAAATTTCTTCACCTCCAGATTCTGAACCTGCTTCACGTCTTGGCTGGCGCTCTCTTTTACCTCTGGCTTAAATTCCTCCAGTTCTTTCTGGAGGGTGTCAGCCCTCAGCCTTTCAGCCTGAACAAGATCTTGGAGCTCTTTAATCTGGTTTGCTTCCTTTGATTCCCTTCTCAGGATCTCTTCCTTCAGGGCCTTCACCTCCTGCTCCAGGGAAACTTTCACCACCTCCAGATTCTGAACCTGCTTCACGTCTTGGCTGACTTTTACCTCTGGCTTAAATTCCTCCTGTTCCTTCTGGATGGTGTCAGCCCTCAGCCTTTCAGCCTGAACAAGATCAAGCTCTTTAATCTTGTTGGTTTCCATTATTTCCTCTGATACACCTCTTGGGGCCGAGCTTGGGGCCTCACTGTTCAGCCTGTTGTCCATTGCTAATCTTGGGGAGTTAGTTTCTGGACCGTATACCAGTGTAAAGGTACGCGTCTGGCTGACAAGTGTCTTAGATTGGATCTATCAACTGATGAGGGTTGGTGCTTCATTTATAGTAGACCAAGCTAGACCAATGCATCAACCCTCACCATGGTGCTTTGTGATGTCATAGTAGACTGTTCTACTATGACATCACAAAGCATTGGTCTAGCTGCCTCTCTCACCATGGTGCATCAACCATCGCCATGGTGCTTTGTGATGTCACAAAGCATTGGTCTAGCTGCCTCTCTCACCGTGGTGCATCAACCCCTCGCCATGGTGCTTTGTGATGTCACAAAGCATTGGTCTAGCTTGGTCTACTATAAATCAAGCACCAACCCTCATCAGTTGATAGATCCGATCTGAGACACTTGTCAGCCAGACGCGTACCTTTACACTGGTATACGGTCCAGAAACTAACTCCCCAAGATTAGCAATGGACAACAGGCTGAACAGTGAGGCCCCAAGCTCGGCCCCAAGAGGTGTATCAGAGGAAACAATGGAAACCAACAAGATTAAAGAGCTTGATCTTGTTCCGGCTGAAAGGCTGAGGGCTGACACTCTCCAGAAGGAACTGGAGGAATTTAAGCCAGAGGTAAAAGAGAAAGCCAGCCAAGACGTGAAGCAGGTTCAGAATCTGGAGGTGGAGATATTTTCACTGGAGCAGGAGGTTCAGGCCCTGAAGGAAGAGATCCTGAGAAGGGActcagaggaaacaaacaagATTCAAGAGCTACAAGATCTTGTTCAGCACAAAGACGatcagctgcaggctgaaaggctgagggctgacaccctccagaaagaagaggaggattttAGGCGGGAAGTTCAAGAGAAAGCCAGCAGAGATCTGGAAGAGTTTCAGAATCTGGTGGCGGAGAAAGTTTCCCTAGAGCAGCAGGTGGGGAACCTGCAGGAAGAGGTCTCGAGAAGGGAAGCAGTGGCAACAGGCATTAGCAACACGTTTAGAGAGATACGAGCCGACCTTCAGAGCGCAAAAGACGCGAACGAGGTTTTTACGCAGAAGCGTGACATCGATCGCGCGCAAACGCTGGAAATTAGCCAGGCGTTACAAGAGAGAACCAGAAGACGGATGACGACCCTGGAGGAAGAGGCCTCGACATGGGAATCAAATGATATAAACAATATATCCATGATTCAAGAGCTTGAAGAGTGTGCTAGGGCCTTAGAGACccagctgcaggctgcaaagGCCCCAAGCTCGGCCCCAAGAGGTGTATCAGAGGAAACAATGGAAACCAACAAGATTAAAGAGCTTGATCTTGTTCAGGCTGAAAGGCTGAGGGCTGACACCCTCCAGAAAGAACTGGAGGAGTTTAAGCCAGAGGTAAAAGAGAGCGTCAGCCAAGACGTGAAGCAGGTTCAGAATCAGGAGGTGGAGAAAGTTTCCCTGGAGCAGGAGGTGAAGGCCCTGCAGGAAGAGATCCCCAGAAGGGCatcaaaggaaacaaacaatacaaacaagatTCAAGAGCTCCAAGATCTTGTGCAGCATAAAGACGACCAGCTGCAGGCTGATAGGCTAGATCAGGAGGGGGTCAGCCAGGCTCTTCCGGAGGAGGTGGAGCAGCTCCAGGAAGAAATAAAGACCCTCAAGCCTGAGAAGGAGGCAGAGCCCTCCCTCACATCAGATAACGTCCAGGTCGATTGTGAGGGGGACACTCCAAACATAGTCCAGGAGACATCTGAGACCACCCAGACAGCACCTGAGGTAGTGGAGGACatctctttgtggaggaggtttAAAAAGTTCATGACTCCTCACAGTCGCCGCCAATACAAACATCTGAGATGGCAGAAGCAGGACCAAGAGTGAAACCCCCAGCCCTTCTGTTCCCAGAAGGGCTGGGCACAGAGGAACATGTGAAGTCCTGGCAGACAGAAGCTGCTGGACTCTGTCCGGGTTTTCTCCGGGCACTCCGGTTTCTTCCCACCAAATACAACCTGGAAAAAAATACCTTTTAGAATAGTttcttaaaaatgtcaataaaaaaaatttaactttaacaAATTCTTAGAATTGAAGTGATTTGTGTAAAGATGGATTCCAGTGTGTCTGGTTCAGTTGTTAGTAGATAGCATTGTGTTGCTGTGTATCTACTGTTGACTGTTTCTCTGCTCTAACTTCTCCAACATGCTTTTCTTCCTCACTATGTCACCATTCTGAATCTATCACTTTATTGCCTCTTATTCCATCTAATATCATTTTCATGGTGTTACTTAACAATCTTACAAATGAAAGCTCCGCCTGCAATGAAAGGGTTAACAGCAGCAGGTGTGGTGCAGATATAACACCTGGAACGTGACATTAAACTAGAGATCCAGTCTCAGAGGAGCACTCACAGAGACTCAGCTCTGATCACTTCTCATGTTTGGATTGTGTCAGCATGGTGTTTCAGGATGGTGAATAAGTTGTGGTCGGCTAATAAAACACACAccgagaaaaaaacacactcatttGTAAGATTGCtctctggagggctccgacctgccggatcagagacgcagccggaatcagcggatccagtggaagttaacacattgactagaatagagaccgatcagatccggatcagagacaggatCCCCTTTGATGTGATCTTAATGTTGTTGTGGAGTCACATGACAAATG
This genomic window contains:
- the LOC117809447 gene encoding golgin IMH1-like, which encodes MDNRLNSEAPSSAPRGVSEEIMETNKIKELDLVQAERLRADTIQKEQEEFKPEVKVSQDVKQVQNLEVVKVSLEQEVKALKEEILRRESKEANQIKELQDLVQAERLRADTLQKELEEFKPEVKESASQDVKQVQNLEVKKFSLEQEVKALKEEILRRASKETNKIQQLQDLVQHKDDQLQAERLRADTFQRKQEEFRREVQEKASRDLEEFQNLVAEKVSLGQQVGNLQHKVSRMATLEIHNTTKMERFRNDVVNFKNSWRQVKNDYPRTFLYKSAMRREEQDKAREEVRTQEVEALRRAPNYQKNIFKLQHLKKYVGALESQLQAAKLGANSLQKELEEFKPEVKESASQDLKQVQNQEVEKVSLEQEVKALQEEIPRRESKETNNTNKIQELQDLVQHKDEQLQADRLDQEGVSQALPEEVEQLQEEIKTLKPEKEAEPSLTSGNVQVDCEGDTPNIVQETSETTQTAPEVVEDISLWRRFKKFMTPHSRRQYKHLRWQKQDQE
- the LOC117809449 gene encoding ELKS/Rab6-interacting/CAST family member 1-like, whose translation is MDNRLNSEAPSSAPRGVSEETMETNKIKELDLVPAERLRADTLQKELEEFKPEVKEKASQDVKQVQNLEVEIFSLEQEVQALKEEILRRDSEETNKIQELQDLVQHKDDQLQAERLRADTLQKEEEDFRREVQEKASRDLEEFQNLVAEKVSLEQQVGNLQEEVSRREAVATGISNTFREIRADLQSAKDANEVFTQKRDIDRAQTLEISQALQERTRRRMTTLEEEASTWESNDINNISMIQELEECARALETQLQAAKAPSSAPRGVSEETMETNKIKELDLVQAERLRADTLQKELEEFKPEVKESVSQDVKQVQNQEVEKVSLEQEVKALQEEIPRRASKETNNTNKIQELQDLVQHKDDQLQADRLDQEGVSQALPEEVEQLQEEIKTLKPEKEAEPSLTSDNVQVDCEGDTPNIVQETSETTQTAPEVVEDISLWRRFKKFMTPHSRRQYKHLRWQKQDQE